The DNA window CATCAGAGTCCTAAGCCAACTTTGCAGGACTGCAGAGCAAGCTGACTCTGGATTTCTGCTTTGGGAGTGTTGCTGATAAGTCTGGTTCCTCTCCCCTGGGAGATCCCACCATTTGGGGCCTGGGGTTAAGAATGCTCCGCTCTTGTCTCTGGGGTTTTCTCCCAAGCTGCTGACGCCCTTCCTGCAGGGTTGATGCTTCTGAAGTGTGGGCACGTGCGGGCAATGACAGTGATGTCACGACTGTTGCTGGCTAGTCAGCAACTCTACCATGTAACCTGACTTTAGAGATTTAAATGTGAGAAACAAAGTGTCTGGGAATCGATGAAACATGAATAATTTCTGAACTTTACACAGGCCATGCTTCCAGCTGCCACAGGACGCTTGCACATTCTGCCTCGGCTGCTTGAaatgcccttccttcctccccactttGCCTAGTTCACCCAGTTATCCCTGATCTCAGCTTCATGGTcaccccccgaccccaccccccATGTCTTTCCTGATCATCCCACTGAAGTCAAATCCCTTCCCTGTCAATGCACGTAGTACAGCTGCAATgttacattttgtgtgtgtgtgtgtgtgtgtgtgtatgtgtgtgtgtgtgtgtgtgtgattttctgcGTGGCTGTCTCCCCAGTGTACTGTGCATCCCACGGGGGCAGGGACTATGTGGCTTTTTACTGCATCTCAGTACCCAGCAGTGTCCCACACGGAGCCCAGTAGTGAGCAGTGGGGGAACTGGGGTGTCCTCCTGGCCTCCTGGTTTATCTATGAGAAACGTGCCGCTGGTCTCTGCATTGAACTGTGTCCCTCAGAGGCTGGATTCTAACTCACTTCTTTCACAGACGGGAAATTGAGGCCTGTGAGGTCACTAGCCCACGGGCTAGACGTCCTGTCTCAGTCCAGTGTATATAGAGTATGGGGGGGGGGTCCGGGGAGGGGGTACTCACTTCTGGTCGGGGTTCAGAGGAGGCTTGACATGGGAGGCGGCACCTCCCAAGCCTCATAGGTTGGGAGGGTGATTTGGGTAAGTTTGGGAAACATCAAGGGGAAAGGGAAGCCAGGCAAATCAGAAGATGCAGGTGTGGGCACCTAGATGCCCCGTGTAAGGCCCCTTCTGAGGCCCTGGAAGGTACAAGGCCGAGGTCACCCTCTTGGGTTTCAAGTTGGGTaaccgaggcccagagatggGGAGGACTCACCTGCCATTGTCCATTGAGCCAGGAGAGCTGTGGGCCTTGCTCCTGGGTGGCCCTGACTCCACCTTCCCCTGCTAACCTCCGGGCTGGCCCTGCCCGAGATGCTGGAAGGATGCGGGGAGGCGAAGCGGGGGCTGAGGCAGGACTCCGGGGTGCACGGGCCTGCCAGCATCCGGAAGGAGGAAGCTGCACAGGGTGTCTGTGGCTGGGCCTGGGCCCACTCGGGgacttcctcttcctctcagGGCAGGTGTAGCCGCCACAGCGGGACCAACACCCTGACCCCGTCATGGATGGGGGCAAGGGGCCCAGGATCAGAGACTTCCTGAGTGGGAGCCTGGCCACCTGGGtgagggggcagtgggagggagtctggggaggggaaatgagcagcagggaggggctggtgtggggtggggggagagggggcagagctggggcctcAGGGGAGGGGCGGGCTCAGGTGGGGATGGAGAAGTCCAGGCAGCTGTGCGGCAGGAAAAGGGGTCCAGGCCCGTGGCCACTGGCATTCAGGGGACTGGTGAGGAGGGGGCTGCGTGGGCTCAGGAGGCAGGTAAGAGGGGCTCAGGGTTCACTCTGCTGCTGCGGGCCTCCCACCCAGGCCAGCTGACTCCTTTGTGTCCCCACAGGCGCTGGGACTGGCCGGGCTGGTGGGGGAGGCGGAGGAGccagagggggaagaggaggaggaaggagaggggcctCTTTGTCCGGAGAAGAGGTTCTCACGTCTCAGCGACGGGGCCCTGCTCCTCCGGGTGCTGGGCATCATGTAAGGGGCATCAGAGGGTGACCCGGGGCAGCTGCGGAGGGGTTTGAGGGGAGGGGGGCCAGGCAGCCTGGTGGGAAGAGCCTGAGGGGTGGTTGGCAGAGCCTGGTTTAGGGGAGGTGGGTCCTCAGTTACCCCTCCCACCTATTGTCCCCTGTGCCCACAGTGCCCCCAATTCCCGAGGCGGCCCTCAAATGATCAGGGGCCACGATGGTCCCGCAGCCTGGCGGGTGTGGAACCTCAACCACCTGTGGGGCCGACTGAGGGACTTCTACCAGGTGAGGGGTCAGGAGGGGGAGGCTGAGCCTGGGAGCCCCCTGCGGGAAGGCCCTTCTCACATCTCCCACCCCGTCCGCCCCAGGAGGAGCTGCAGTTGCTGATCCTGTCTCCACCCCCAGACCTCCAGGCGCTGGGGTTTGACCCCTTCTCAGGTGCTCTCTCCCaccaccccttcctccttcttccccctaTCCCTGCCCGTTAACCCCTTGTGGCTTGTGCCCTGCAGAGGAGGCGGTGGAGGAGCTGGAAGGCATCCTTAGGCTATTGCTGGGGGCATCGGTGCAGGTGagcgggggagggaagggcagggtccAGCTTTGGCCGCAGAGGTGGGAGCCTCCGGGGTGAGCCTCGCCGTCCCCTCCTCGTCCCCCCGCAGTGTGAGCACCGGGAACTGTTCATCCGGCACATCCAGGGCCTCAGCCTCGAGGTCCAGAGTGAGCTGGCTGCCGCCATCCAGGAGGTACAACTTTGGTCGGCCGTCTGGGACACCCTGCCCCCTACTTCTTTGGCTGACCTCCTCTCCCTGTGCCTCCAGGTGACCCAGCCCGGGGCCGGCTTGGTGCTGGCGCTGGCTGGGCCTGAGCCTGGGGAGCTGGCGCCTCCGGAGCTGGAGATGCTGTCCCGGAGCCTGGTGGGGACACTGTTGAGGCTGGCTCGGGAGCGGGACGTGGGGGCCCAGGTAAGAGgcggcaggaggaggaagaggaggaccaCGGGGACCCAGCCATGTGCCGGAGGTGTGGTTGGGGGTGGAGCGCTGCAACAGTCACATGCATCTTGTGGTGCTTGGGGGCAGATGTGGGGCTCTTGGGATGGGTTACTCCTGACTCCTGACCTTTGATGTCCCCCAGCGGCTGGCTGAACTGCTGCTGGAGCGGCAGGCGGCCCCCTTGTTGCCTGAGGCTCCTGCCAGGACTCCCCCGGAGGGCGCCTCACACCACCTGGCCCTGCAGCTGGCCAACACCAAGGCCCAACTTCGGCGTGTCCGGCAGGAGCTGTGAGCGCCGCTGGCTGGGAAggacctgggggcgggggggggcgggcagggagcGCAGGTTAGTTCTGGATGGGGTCCGGATGGGGATCAGGCCTAGCAAGGGCTGGAGGGTGCAGGTCCCCAGACCCCTCCTGCGTCCCTTCCCTCCAGGGAGGAGAAAGCCGAGCTGCTGCTAGATTCCCAGGTGGAGGTGCAGGGCTTGGAGGCCGAAATTCGAAGGCTCCGCCAGGAGGTGCGCTCAGATGCCCCCAAACATGGCCGCATTCCCTAACCCGCTCCCCGCACCTTCCCCAGCCTACTGCCTCCCCCAACCCGGCTCCTTCCCGTCCTAATCCCTCTGGCCAGCGGGTGGCCCTTCCTAGCTCCGCATCGTCTGGCCCAGGCCCAGGCGCTGTCGGGACAGGCCAAGCGGGCCGAGCTGTACCGCGAGGAGGCGGAGGCGCTGCGGGAGCGGGCCGGCCGCCTGCCCCGCCTGCAGGAGGAACTGCGACGCTGCCGGGAGCGGCTGCAGGCAGCAGAGGCCTGTAAGCGCCAGCTGGAGGTGAGGCGGGGGACGCggctgcagggggtggggcatggggggCGCGGCCTGCCGGGGACAGGGTGGGCCTCGAGAGGAGCGAATTTGGGCCAAGCGAAGGGTCAGGCCTGATGGAGGGAATAGTCACCGCTAGGAGAACGCGGTCAGGTGGTGTCTGGGGACAGGCCCTCTGGAGGATGGGGCAGATGGAGGAGAGAGGTGGAGGCTGTAGGTAAGGGTAGGTCCTGGAGAGGAGGGTGGGGCCAGTTGTAGGGGAGGCGGGGTCTGGAGACAGCACCCAGCAACGGGGCCCAGTGGGGCTTAGAAGGACCTCGGAAGGCAGTTcctggggagaaggggcagggccTACATAGGAGAAGGGCGGGGCCGGGTGCTAGGGAAGTGGTACCTGGAGAAAccttggagggggaggggcagatggaGGGGAGAGGCGGGGCCTGGAgagcaacaggggtgcagggtcagatgggggaggggagccagggtCTGTGGCCCCGGAGTGCTGGGGGCATCGCACCACCGGCTCTCTCTGCTCCCCCACCAGGAGGAGCGGGTGCTCTCGGGGGCTCTGGAAGCCTCGAAGGCGCTGCTGGAGGAGCAGCTGGAGGCCGCTCAGGAGCGCTGTGCTCGGCTGCATGAGACCCAGCGGGAGAACCTGCTGCTGCGGACCCGGCTGGGCGAGGCCCATGCGGTGAGATTCCCAGAGTGACCTCTGGTCACGCAGTGATCTGTGACCCCAGTGGTCCCCAGGGTTCCTTGGTGATCCCTGTGACTCCTACTCCTTGTTTCCTCTAGTGACCCTCTAGCCCGCACACTTGGCCTGGCCCTGGCGGGGAGGGCTTCTCTGACCCTGCTCTTCCCCCCAGGAGCTGGACTCTCTGCGGCATCAGGTGGACCAGCTGGCAGAGGAGAACGTGGAGCTGGAGTTGGAGGTTCAGCGGAGCCTGGAGCCAGCCCCGGGCTCTCCTGGGGAGGGTGAGTGGGACCCCAGTGGAGGGGCTGTGGGTGGGAGGCTGCCTGTGTTTTCCTGCACCTTAGTGGGGACAGCTTCTGACTTCATCCCCTTCCCCCGGGTGTgtcgggggggtggggtgtgtgggtGAGGAACCATAAGGGAGCAGAGGGGTCCTGACCTCATCTCCCACACCCCAGCGCCCCTGCCAGGAGCGGCTCTCTCTCTGCACGACGAAGTGAGGGAGGCAGAGGCCGGGCGGCTGCGGACCCTGGAGCGGGAGAATCAGGAGCTTCGAGGCCTGCTCCGGGCACTGCAGGGGCAGCCCGGCGGCCAGGTGAGTCCCCTCCCCCAAGCATCAGCACGTCCTTCCTGCATCCTCCTCTGGGTTTGACCATCCCTCTCATGTGCCCTCAGCACCCCCTGCTGGAGGAGCCGAGCGAGGACTCCGTGATTCCAGAGCCAGACTCAGCTCCCCAGACTCGGCTGGCCTCAGACCATGGCCCCCAGGGCTTGGCTGGTCAGGCAGGGGATGAAGGCCCCCAGGCTTTGGACCCGGCTCCCCTGGCGTCAGATTCAGCCCTCGAGGGGTTAGCTGAGTGTCCTCAGGCAACTGATTTGGACCCAAAGGTGGTGGAGAGGCCCCTCCAGGCGGCCGTCATGGTGCCAGTAGACACGATGGCCCAGGAGTCAGGCCCCGCTGTAGAGGCGCAGGAGTCCCTGAAGAAGGCTGGCCTTGGAGCCCCTCTCCAGACCCCTGCCTCTGTGGCCCCACCTCAGGGTCCAGAGATCAAAATTCAGGCCCAGCTGTCGCTGGGAGGAGAGACTGGAGAGTCGGTGCCCGAGGCCCTGGGGCTGAGACAGGAGGACCCTGAGAGCAAACCTGGACTCTCGGAGCCCAGCCTCTGTGGGCGGTTGGAGGAGCAGGAGACCCTAGACCAGAGGCTGGACCTACCCAAGGGACAAGCAGAGGCCCGAGAGCATGAACAGAAGTTGGAGAGGACGGTCGGGGACCCAGCCCAACAAAAACCACAGCAGAAGCTGGAAGGGGCTCCTGAGGCCCAGACCTGGGAGGGGAGGATCCCAGGGGACATCCTGGCCAGTGGTGTCCCCGAGCAGGAGGCCCTCAAGGAGGAGATGGCACGGCTGAGGAGAGAGGCTGAGGCTCTTCGAGCTGagctggaggcccaggcctggaggctggaggcccGAGGCACGGAGGCTGCCCGCCTCTCCGAGGAGCTGGCTCAGGCTCGGAGGGCAGAGGCCGAGGCCCACCAGGAGGTGGAGGCCCAGGCCCGGGAGCTGGCCCGGCTGCGGGAGGCGGTGGAGGCCGCTGGCCGGGAGCTGGAGGCTGCGTCGCGGGAGCGGGAGGCGCTGGCGGAGGTGCTGGCAGCCACGGGCCGCGAGCGGAGGCAGTGGGAGCGAGAGGCGCCCAGGCTGCGGGCCCGGGCCGAGGCGGCCGAGGAGCGGTTGCAGGTGCTGCAGAGCGAGAGCCGCCGGCACCTGGAGGAGGCCGAGAGGGAGCGCCGGGAGAGGCAGGCCCTCCAGGAGGTATGTCGGGGCTCGTAGCCAGGGTCAGGAAACAGGGTTCCAGGCCAGTTGCTGGGGTTTTGGGTTATTAATTCCATCAGCAGCTGCTGAGTGCCCAGCACTGAGCTGGGGCCGGAAATAGAAAGGCGAagtcccctcctgcctcccaaaTGCATGCCTGGCTTGGGAGAGGGGCAGATGTCCCCTGCCTTTGATGGGGTGGCTGTAGCAGGTGGGCACGGAGCTAGATGGCCTGGGTGCAAATCCTGGCTCTCTGACTGTGGTGCTTTACTCAGCTCTGCCCCGGTGcctccctctgtaaaatgggggtgctCTTCGTAGCTGCCTCAGCAGGTCTTTGGAAGACCAAGGGAGATAATGGCGTGAAGAGCCTAGTTCATGCGGGGCAAAGGCTCAAGATACGTTGGTTGTTACAGGCAAAGTGCTTTGGGAACCCCATGGGAAGGGGAGCTGATGCCAGGGTCGGGGCAAGGAGGCTTCGGGGAGGGTTCTAAGGAATGATCGAGATTTTGCTAAGCGGGGAAGGATATTTCAtccagagggaacagcatgtgcagagaCTTGAAGGCATTAGAGTTGCTCAGGGGCCCAGGAGATGTGGGGGAAGGTGGAGAAGTACATTGGACCAGCGTTGTAGGTGTTGGTACTCCATCCCCGGGCAGGGAAATTCACCCAAGGGTGTGGGCAGACCTGTGTGAGGATGAGTTTGGGGAGGGTCACCTTGGTATACAGGGGAACCTGGGGCCATAAGGAGGCAGTGCCAGTGGTCAAGGTGGCaggtgagggaattccctggcggtccagtggttaggactccacgcttccactgcagggacacaggttcaacccctggtcggggaactaagatcctgcgagccgcgtggtgcggccagaaaaaaaaaagggtggcaGGTGAGGCTGGCTGGAGCTGGAATgggggatggaggagagagaagacctGGAAACCCCTCTATTCATTCAGTCAAGCATGTTTGCGGGCATCTCCTTAGCACCAGGCCCTGTACCAGGCAGCCAGTGCATGTGCCCTTCGGGAGACGCTCACTCACAGTCTGGGGTGGAGACAGGACCGTGCGGGGAGCCGTGGGGTTCCAGGAATCACACTGGACTCGGGCTGAGGCacgtcagggaaggcttcctggaggaggagagagaacgGCAGTGAGCCAGGAGGAGGTACAGGCCCGAGTTTGTAGGGGTGGAGTGTGAGGCggggagtggagggaggtgaGACTAAGACTTCATTAAGCAGGTTTTCTATGGGGCAGGGCTTCGTCTTCCTTATGAGCAAAGGAAGGGGTTGCAGCTGTTTTCATGAGGGCAATGAGGAGTCACTGGAGGGTTTAAAGTGAGCAGAGTGGTCAGGTCTGCGGGTCTGAAGGCCCCTCAGGGGAAGCAGAGGAGACCACAAGGCAATGGGATGGGTGTTCGGGCCAGTGGGGCACAGTGCTGAGGGGAAGGTGTGCTGCAGACGAGGAATCGAATGTTCTGGCTGAGCAGTTTCCAGTTTCATCCCTGTTGCACAGAGGAGGGCACTGAGATCCGGAGAGGATAAGTTATTTGCTCCGAGATGCCTCCTGATGGAGAGGAGTGAGGAACAGGCTGTTGGCTTGGCCTGGGGAGTGTGAGAATTGGAGGTGTGGGTGAGAGGGTAAGGCCAAGAGGTTGTCTCTGGGGTCCACTTTGTAGGAGGTGATTGAGAGATGCTGTCAGACGGACCTGGATTATATCTCAGATCCCCTACTCAGCTGTGTGGTTTggggccagttacttaacctctcggagtctcagtttctttacctgaaaCCAGAATAAAAACAATACCCGTGTCACAGGATCCTGTAAGGTAATGAACGTAGAGAGCTTGGGGCAGTACCTGGCACTCAGTATGGGCTTAATCCGTAGAGAGGGAATGCCAGCAGGTGGGCAGTGAAGGTAGGGGTAGGGCTGGCCGGCTGCAGGAGCCGGCTCTGAGGACCAAGAGGGCGGAAGAGGCTGAGGACCAAGGGGAATTTTGTGAGATTTCCTGGTGGAGCAGTTTCTGGTGGTAACTGGGTGTGGTACAGGCCGGGGTGGctggccaggggagggaggtcaGGGAACCAGGGGCCAAGGGGGTTGTCCAAGTGGGCCTTCCGGCtagggggagggcaggaggcacGGTGGATGGGGCATTGAAGGCTATGGCCAGAGcctgcagggggcagggcaggggtctgGCCCAAGATGCAGGTCTTCCTGGGCACCACTCTTCTTCCTACTCTCCGCCCTGGGGCTCTTGTGGCTGCTGGTTGCAGGCAGCAGGGACTCATGGGACTCTTAGTTTTTCAGTGAGAGGCCGTGGCCAAGGTTGTCTAGAAGTGCAGTGACCCTGGGCAGTGGTCCGGGTGGGGCTGCTAAGCCAGGAGGATCAGACTAAGGGTTGGTAGACCCCATTTCCAAGGGCAGGATTTGGCGGGCGGCTGTCATGGTCGGGCCTTCCCCAGGGTTTCATCCTGCCAGGGCCCCCACCCCCCATACCTCAGAATGGTTTGACCTACCTCGCGGGGCCCACAGGCCAGAGTGGGTCTCCTATCCACTTCCGCAGTGGTATGGCCCAACCGCCACAGGCTGCCTGGCCAGCGGCATCctggccctccccctcccagctcccactgTGGTTAGGCCTGGCCTTCACCAAGTTCCTGCCCTCTGTGGCCACCCTCCTGTGGCTGAGGGTACTCTCCAGACCCAGCTCCTCCGAGCCCCTCTTTCCCTCACATGGCCTGTGTGGCCTCAGAACGTAGGGTGAATCCAGCTGTCACTGGGCACGTGAGGAACcatgggctcagagaggtgaagacgTTTGCCCAGCGAGTGTCTCTGACTCCTGGCCCAGGGGCCTCCCTCACACCCTGGCAGGCTTATAATCCCCAGCTCTTTCATACCCACTCTACAAGGCGACCAGGccttgttcccattttacagatgggggagTAGAGCCCCAAAGGGTTAAAGATATTTGCCCAGGGTGACAAAGCAAGGACAGAAAACCGGGTCTCCTGACTCTCAGGCCTGGGTGAAGGTGGTGGTCTGCCCTTCTGGCCCTGAGGCTTCTCTGCCTGCCCTCAGGAGCTAGAGAAGGCCACGGTGCggggccaggagctgggggcccGGCTGGAGCATCTGCAGAGTGAGCTGGAACGGGC is part of the Balaenoptera musculus isolate JJ_BM4_2016_0621 chromosome 8, mBalMus1.pri.v3, whole genome shotgun sequence genome and encodes:
- the CCDC88B gene encoding coiled-coil domain-containing protein 88B; translation: MDGGKGPRIRDFLSGSLATWALGLAGLVGEAEEPEGEEEEEGEGPLCPEKRFSRLSDGALLLRVLGIIAPNSRGGPQMIRGHDGPAAWRVWNLNHLWGRLRDFYQEELQLLILSPPPDLQALGFDPFSEEAVEELEGILRLLLGASVQCEHRELFIRHIQGLSLEVQSELAAAIQEVTQPGAGLVLALAGPEPGELAPPELEMLSRSLVGTLLRLARERDVGAQRLAELLLERQAAPLLPEAPARTPPEGASHHLALQLANTKAQLRRVRQELEEKAELLLDSQVEVQGLEAEIRRLRQEAQALSGQAKRAELYREEAEALRERAGRLPRLQEELRRCRERLQAAEACKRQLEEERVLSGALEASKALLEEQLEAAQERCARLHETQRENLLLRTRLGEAHAELDSLRHQVDQLAEENVELELEVQRSLEPAPGSPGEAPLPGAALSLHDEVREAEAGRLRTLERENQELRGLLRALQGQPGGQHPLLEEPSEDSVIPEPDSAPQTRLASDHGPQGLAGQAGDEGPQALDPAPLASDSALEGLAECPQATDLDPKVVERPLQAAVMVPVDTMAQESGPAVEAQESLKKAGLGAPLQTPASVAPPQGPEIKIQAQLSLGGETGESVPEALGLRQEDPESKPGLSEPSLCGRLEEQETLDQRLDLPKGQAEAREHEQKLERTVGDPAQQKPQQKLEGAPEAQTWEGRIPGDILASGVPEQEALKEEMARLRREAEALRAELEAQAWRLEARGTEAARLSEELAQARRAEAEAHQEVEAQARELARLREAVEAAGRELEAASREREALAEVLAATGRERRQWEREAPRLRARAEAAEERLQVLQSESRRHLEEAERERRERQALQEELEKATVRGQELGARLEHLQSELERAALEHQEFLREQEFQQQRYQGLEQRLEAELQVATTSKEEALMALKTRALQLEQELFQLRQGAVGQGPEEQAEPRVTEAQSARLIEVERSNATLAAEKAALQGQLQHLEGQLGSLQGRAQELLLQSQRAQEHSSCLQAEKSVLELQGQELHRKLGVLEEEVQAARRSQEETRGQQQALLRDHEALAQLQRRQEAELEGLLARHRDLKANMRALELAHRELQGRHEQLQAQRAHVEAQEVALLAERERLMQDGHRQRGLEEELRRLQSEHDRAQMLLAEVSRERGELQGERGELRGRLARLELERAQLEAQSLRLRESNQQLDLSACRLATQCELLTELRSAQEEENRQLLAEVQALSRENRELLERSLESRDHLHREQREYLDQLNALRREKQKLVEKIMDQYRVLEPGPLPRTKKGSWLADKVKRLMRPRREGGPHGGPRLGADGAGSTESLGGPPETELSEGREADGTGSPSPAPMRRAQSSLCLRDETLAGGQRRKLSSRFPVGRSSESFSPGDTPRQRFRQRRPGPLGAPSSHGKGPGVGWDGSVETLAESEADANREGVEVQESEKWALAPSLSQ